The following are from one region of the Periophthalmus magnuspinnatus isolate fPerMag1 chromosome 5, fPerMag1.2.pri, whole genome shotgun sequence genome:
- the LOC129456271 gene encoding F-box/LRR-repeat protein 12-like — translation MFTPYTRLPDEVWALVFGFLSPVDRLRARATCTLWRRLVDSSGLWRDWTVKLRPVKGAYRAHFWSTLRRWRVTSALLTALRTWAHVATELPQLISLIIAGYCQERADSLRCFTRLERVYLRQCSLCVSLHGLLALLPLQLTHMRLCECSCKSAFFDEPGFLALSKFTRLQSFTFHGRCTIPPQCVLYRILYHLPHLQHLSLSMHLPPYMHLEDATLRNIPPLEQRALRSLELVDCSVWSLSTDMLKMVPCLQSLALFFRSEEPGGYSLLAAWLRELPLLSSLLLAHGPPVGAIAGSIPSSVTRLTLLPSRITSEEMTSLSTQLPNLRHLHLDPRAPLDSDKVALIPRLFPGLRSLHLRHEGLREEALKNLATLEELRLLETQDAVHAPNALVFKLQELTKKRVRICQKPETDRLWSCGCVHYIPTT, via the coding sequence ATGTTTACCCCGTACACGCGGCTCCCAGATGAAGTGTGGGCTCTGGTGTTCGGGTTCTTATCTCCCGTGGACCGGCTCAGAGCGCGCGCTACGTGCACGCTGTGGCGGAGGCTCGTGGACAGCAGCGGGCTGTGGCGGGACTGGACTGTGAAGCTGAGACCGGTCAAAGGCGCGTACAGAGCGCATTTTTGGAGCACGCTGCGCCGCTGGAGAGTGACCTCCGCTCTGCTGACCGCCCTCAGGACCTGGGCGCACGTGGCCACGGAGCTGCCGCAGCTCATCTCGCTGATCATAGCAGGTTATTGCCAGGAGCGCGCGGACAGTTTACGGTGCTTCACGCGCCTGGAGCGTGTGTATCTGCGGCAgtgctccctgtgtgtgtctctgcacGGACTCCTCGCGCTCCTTCCACTGCAGCTCACGCACATGCGCCTGTGTGAGTGCTCCTGTAAAAGCGCGTTCTTTGATGAACCCGGTTTTCTTGCACTGTCAAAGTTCACGCGCCTTCAGTCTTTCACTTTCCACGGTAGGTGCACCATTCCTCCGCAATGTGTTTTGTACCGGATCCTCTACCACTTGCCGCACCTGCAGCACCTGTCACTGTCCATGCACCTGCCACCGTACATGCACCTAGAGGACGCcacactacggaacattcccCCACTGGAGCAGCGCGCACTCCGCAGTCTTGAGCTGGTGGACTGCTCAGTGTGGAGTTTATCCACGGACATGCTGAAGATGGTTCCGTGTCTTCAGAGCCTGGCCCTGTTCTTCAGGAGTGAAGAGCCCGGGGGATACTCCCTGCTCGCGGCATGGCTCCGGGAGTTGCCCCTGCTGTCCTCTCTGCTGCTGGCCCACGGTCCACCCGTGGGGGCTATTGCCGGGTCGATCCCCTCCTCCGTGACCCGCCTCACGCTGCTCCCCTCGCGGATCACCTCTGAGGAGATGACCTCTCTTTCCACACAGCTCCCGAACCTGCGTCACCTCCACTTGGACCCACGCGCGCCTCTGGACTCGGACAAGGTGGCGCTGATCCCGAGGCTCTTCCCCGGTCTCCGCAGCCTGCACCTCCGTCACGAGGGGCTCCGGGAGGAGGCCCTCAAGAACCTCGCGACGCTGGAGGAGCTGCGACTGTTGGAGACGCAGGACGCGGTACATGCGCCTAACGCCCTCGTCTTCAAACTCCAAGAACTAACCAAGAAGCGAGTCCGGATCTGCCAGAAACCCGAAACGGACCGACTGTGGTCCTGCGGCTGCGTGCACTACATTCCCACGActtaa
- the rplp0 gene encoding 60S acidic ribosomal protein P0, with protein sequence MPREDRATWKSNYFMKIIQLLDDYPRCFIVGADNVGSKQMQTIRMSLRGKAVVLMGKNTMMRKAIRGHLENNPALEKLLPHIRGNVGFVFTKEDLAEVRDMLLANKVPAAARAGGIAPCDVTVPAQNTGLGPEKTSFFQALGITTKISRGTIEILSDVSLIKTGDKVGASEATLLNMLNISPFSFGLIIQQVYDNGSVYSPEVLDITEASLHTKFLEGVRNVASVCLEIGYPTLASIPHSIINGYKRVLAVAVETEYSFPLADKVKAFLADPSAFAAAAPVAAAETAAAAPAAAAKEEVKEESEESDDDMGFGLFD encoded by the exons ATGCCCAGGGAAGACAGGGCCACGTGGAAGTCCAACTACTTCATGAAAATCATC CAACTGCTGGATGACTACCCTCGCTGCTTCATCGTGGGCGCAGACAACGTGGGGTCCAAGCAGATGCAGACAATCCGCATGTCTCTGCGTGGGAAGGCTGTAGTTCTGATGGGGAAAAACACCATGATGAGGAAGGCCATCCGTGGACACTTGGAGAACAACCCGGCGCTGGAAAA GCTCCTCCCTCACATCAGGGGAAACGTGGGCTTTGTCTTCACTAAAGAGGATCTGGCTGAGGTGCGAGACATGCTGCTGGCCAACAAG GTTCCAGCGGCCGCTCGTGCTGGAGGTATTGCTCCCTGTGATGTGACTGTCCCTGCTCAGAACACTGGACTGGGTCCTGAGAAGACCTCCTTCTTCCAGGCTCTGGGCATCACCACTAAGATCTCCAGAGGAACTATTGAGATCCTG AGTGACGTTAGCCTGATTAAGACCGGGGATAAAGTTGGAGCCAGCGAGGCCACTCTGCTGAACATGCTGAacatctctcccttctcctttgGTTTGATCATCCAACAAGTTTACGACAACGGCAGCGTGTACAGCCCCGAGGTGCTGGACATCACTGAGGCCTCTCTGCACACAAAGTTCCTCGAG GGCGTGAGGAACGTAGCCAGCGTGTGCCTGGAGATCGGGTACCCCACTCTGGCCTCTATCCCTCACTCAATCATCAATGGGTACAAGCGGGTACTCGCTGTCGCCGTAGAGACAGAGTACTCCTTCCCTCTCGCTGATAAg GTGAAGGCGTTCCTCGCCGACCCATCAGCCTTTGCGGCTGCAGCTCCAGTGGCTGCAGCAgagactgctgctgctgctccagcgGCTGCGGCTAAAGaggaagtgaaggaggagagcgaggagtCTGATGACGACATGGGCTTTGGCCTCTTCGACTAA
- the nosip gene encoding nitric oxide synthase-interacting protein, which produces MTRHGKNCTAGAVYTYHEKKKDTAASGYGTQSIRLGKDAIKDFDCCCLSLQPCKNPVVTADGYLYEKQAILEYILHQKTDIAKKMKAYEKQKQAQKTTDQSESKSVEKEKMEKFKTSESNIVSKPINPFTSRDEQKPEGTAEVAVAGSSKALPSFWIPSLTPEAKPTLLKKPSKTVLCPMSGRPIKMSELVEVHFTLVDPGLDRVKLLSRQERYVCAVTRDALGNSVPCAVLRPSGAVVTQECVEKLIRKDMTDPVSGDKLTERDIIYLQRGGTGFAGSGVDLRAKEARPVMQA; this is translated from the exons ATGACGCGTCATGGAAAAAACTGCACGGCCGGAGCAGTTTACACTTACCACGAGAAGAAGAAGGACACGGCAGCATCAGGATACGGGACTCAGAGCATCCGACTTGGGAAAGACGCCATCAAAGACTTTGACTGCTGCTGTCTCTCCCTGCAGCCGTGTAAAAACCCCGTGGTCACTGCGGACGGCTACTTGTACGAGAAACAGGCCATACTTGAGTACATTCTGCACCAAAAGACCGACATCGCCAAGAAGATGAAAGCCTATGAGAAGCAAAAGCAGGCGCAGAAGACCACAGACCAGAGTGAGTCCAAGTCTGTGGAGAAGGAGAAGATGGAAAAGTTTAAA ACCAGTGAGAGCAACATCGTGTCCAAACCCATCAACCCGTTCACCTCCAGAGACGAGCAGAAACCCGAGGGCACAGCGGAAGTGGCGGTGGCCGGCTCCAGCAAAGCTCTGCCCAGTTTTTGGATCCCGTCTCTGACCCCTGAAGCTAAACCCACTTTGCTGAAGAAGCCGAGTAAAACCGTCCTGTGTCCAATGTCTGGTCGTCCCATTAAGATGAGTGAGCTGGTGGAGGTGCACTTTACGCTGGTTGACCCTGGTTTGGACCGTGTGAAGCTGCTGAGTCGACAGGAGCGGTACGTGTGCGCCGTGACCCGGGACGCGCTTGGAAACAGCGTGCCATGTGCAGTGCTCCGACCCTCCGGTGCTGTGGTGACACAGGAATGTGTGGAGAAACTCATAAGGAAAGACATGACCGACCCAGTAAGCGGAGACAAACTGACGGAGCGTGACATCATCTACCTGCAGAGGGGAGGCACAGGGTTTGCTGGATCAGGGGTCGACCTCAGGGCCAAAGAGGCAAGGCCTGTCATGCAGGCGTAG
- the LOC117371457 gene encoding golgin subfamily A member 7, giving the protein MAETHSLQELQTPPVSSKVFIQRDYTSGTICRFQTKFPSELENRVDKQQFEDTIQTLNNLYAEAEKLGGRSYLEGCLACLTAYTVFLCLETHYEKVLKKISRFIKDQNEKIYAPRGLLLTDPIERGLRVVEITIFEDRGVGSGR; this is encoded by the exons ATGGCCGAG ACCCACAGCCTCCAGGAGCTGCAGACTCCTCCGGTCTCTTCTAAAGTCTTCATCCAGAGAGACTACACCTCAGGGACCATTTGCAGGTTCCAGACCAAGTTCCCCTCGGAGCTTGAGAACCGG GTGGACAAGCAGCAGTTTGAGGACACAATCCAGACCCTGAATAACCTGTACGCAGAGGCAGAGAAACTTGGGGGGCGGTCCTACCTGGAGGGCTGTTTGGCCTGTCTCACTGCATACACTGTGTTTCTATGTCTGGAGACACACTATGAGAAG GTTTTGAAGAAGATCTCGAGGTTCataaaagaccaaaatgagaagATCTATGCCCCCAGAGGCCTGCTGTTGACAGACCCCATTGAGAGGGGGCTCCGAGTC GTTGAAATCACTATCTTTGAAGACAGAGGCGTCGGCTCTGGCAGATAA
- the r3hcc1 gene encoding R3H and coiled-coil domain-containing protein 1 gives FWCIHFSVASSVLKSTGNYNGIFTLAFPCIDGVYLPKHESEFVHLVLEELDTFEQEDQRSRVLLFPPFPSRLRYLTHRTVEDRPELCSFSVGEGLLRRVAVCFCDIRSEVKEDSDLESSSLYEEVKERDSEPKPTTVKNRTPKRPDQPLYLPRAVRERQRGAGRGGGRGVREETGEGGVREEERGEIVARERQRGPEGGGSEGENRGNTTVREGEKRREEGGVREEQRGADTTVREEQRREEGVREREQRRESEGVRERLEDGSTEVNSNHDSALNSDDTEASSCTHRAEDTPPYCDLEKNQEVNRVQQEVNRAKQQVWDEDILQTEENRGDCTLDLSCESDTTGADSDTEEISQKIRAHVKGGVSFCVDPVHSDFSSFESVSVNSEEFSHVIEIYDFPVLFKTEDLLDAFTEYSDGGMKIKWVDNTHALGIFSCEAAAVQALSISHPLLKTRALSQGSKKAKGKALRRAEFLQPVKERPRTDCAVARRMVTRALGLQRRGPRY, from the exons ttttggtgcattCATTTTTCCGTAGCAAGCTCTGTTTTAAAGTCCACTGGGAATTACAACG GAATCTTCACCCTGGCGTTCCCCTGCATCGATGGAGTGTACCTCCCCAAACACGAGAGTGAGTTTGTGCATCTGGTCTTGGAGGAGCTCGACACATTTGAGCaagaggaccagaggagcag GGTGCTGCTGTTCCCCCCTTTCCCCAGCAGACTGCGCTACTTGACCCACAGGACAGTGGAGGACCGGCCTGagctctgctccttctctgtgGGGGAGGGTCTGCTCAGGAGGGTGGCTGTGTGCTTCTGCGATATCAG GAGTGAAGTGAAGGAGGACAGTGACCTTGAGAGCAGCAGTCTTTATGAAGAAGTCAAAGAGAGAGACTCAGAACCTAAACCAACGACAGTAAAAAACAGAACACCAAAAAGACCCGACCAGCCACTTTATCTGCCTCGAGCTGTcagggagaggcagaggggagCAGGTAGAGGAGGAGGCCGGGGAGtaagggaggagacaggagagggtggagtaagggaggaggagagaggagagatagtggccagggagagacagagaggacctgagggaggagggagtgaaGGGGAGAACAGAGGAAATACTacagtgagggagggggagaagagaagagaggaaggaggagtgagggaggagcagagaggagcagacaccacagtgagggaggagcagaggagagaggaaggagtgagagagagggagcagagaagagagagtgaaggagtgagggagagattGGAGGATGGGAGCACTGAAGTGAACTCCAACCACGACTCGGCTTTAAACAGTGACGACACAGAGGCATCttcatgcacacacagagcagaggacacacCACCATATTGTGACCTGGagaagaaccaggaagtgaacagagtgcaacaggaagtgaacagaGCCAAACAGCAAGTGTGGGATGAGGACATTTTGCAGacggaggagaacagaggagactGTACTCTCGATCTGAGCTGTGAGTCTGACACAACAGGCGCAGAttcagacacagaggagatcaGCCAAAAG atccGTGCTCATGTTAAAGGGGGAGTGAGTTTCTGCGTTGACCCGGTGCACAGCGACTTCTCGAGCTTtgagtctgtgtctgtgaacAGCGAAGAGTTCAGCCATGTCATCGAGATTTACGATTTTCCCGTACTATTCAAGACTGAAGACCTGCTGGACGCCTTCACAGAGTACAG tgatggaGGGATGAAGATAAAGTGGGTGGATAACACACACGCTTTGGGGATCTTCTCCTGTGAAGCAGCTG CTGTCCAGGCTCTGTCCATCAGCCACCCTCTGCTGAAGACCCGCGCTCTGTCCCAAGGCAGCAAGAAGGCCAAAGGAAAAGCCCTTCGACGAGCAG AGTTCCTGCAGCCTGTTAAGGAGCGTCCCAGAACAGACTGTGCAGTGGCCCGAAGAATGGTGACCCGAGCCCTAGGTCTACAGAGGAGAGGTCCAAGATACTGA